The following are encoded together in the Cololabis saira isolate AMF1-May2022 chromosome 5, fColSai1.1, whole genome shotgun sequence genome:
- the bet1l gene encoding BET1-like protein translates to MADWNRGHGSVDDMLDVENKRLADNLATKVSRLKSLAYDIDREAEDQNEYLDGMDSNFMSATGLLTGSVKRFSTMVRSGRDNRRLLCYVSLGLVLVFFLLYYLVSRIQR, encoded by the exons ATGGCGGACTGGAACAGAG GTCATGGCTCCGTTGACGACATGCTGGATGTTGAAAACAAACGGCTGGCTGACAACTTGGCCACCAAAGTCTCCAGACTGAAATCA TTGGCCTACGACATCGACAGAGAAGCCGAGGATCAGAACGAGTACCTGGACGGCATG GACTCCAACTTCATGAGTGCGACAGGACTGCTCACCGGCAGCGTGAAGCGTTTCTCCACTATGGTCCGATCCGGCAGAGACAACCGCCGCCTCCTCTGCTACGTTTCCCTGGGGCTGGTCCTGGTCTTCTTCCTGCTCTACTACCTGGTTTCCAGGATCCAGCGCTGA